Proteins from one Cryptomeria japonica chromosome 4, Sugi_1.0, whole genome shotgun sequence genomic window:
- the LOC131027464 gene encoding pentatricopeptide repeat-containing protein At1g09410, mitochondrial: MASTLINQMTTKKRKKKLMSLIIKVGLHLQPTEPTNNSGNHKHLSDKNIGERRCREGSIPLKPLPQIESRGNPVQPARYVSLLRACADEKSLSEIKSIHLHIIESLKKPDIVLQNTLVNAYAKCGNLEDAHRLLDSMPKRNVVTWTIMIGAYCKQGYTYKGLALYNKMRASGVLPNEFTFTTIVSACAQLGFLQNGKEIHEQIITRFGFEYGVFVGNSLVDMYVKCGSFDYARQVFDKMSQRDVVSWTAMIAGCAQKGQVDEAVRLFEVMPERNLASWNVMIAGYGEIGKIEEAVRLFEEMPERDVVSWTRMAAAYMQNGHVEKALEIFKRMPERDEVSWNTMITGFMQNKLVEEALKFFDVIPMRSTVSWNAMIAGCAQNGRFDKALDLFQQMRLSGVRPHPDTFASVLPSCANLVALEQGKAVHVSIIKSGCHQNTYVGNALVDLYAKCGNMEDAYKVFDKMAGRNVISWTAIIMAYAIHGFGKEALRIFGKMKLSGTVPDAVTFVGVLSACGHAGLVDDGWRYFDSMSKNYQITPTREHYCCMVDLLGRAGYLKEALDLIDKMPVQPDAAVWLSLLGGCRIHNNVKLGEYVAECILELQPSNVASYVLLSNIYAAAGRWGDIERVRKIMKEKGVKKKPGCSWIEVNKHVYAFAAGDKLLPQIEKINAELERLSGLMKELGYVPDTRFSLSDIEEEQKEHNLYHHSEKLAIAFGLINTSSKTPIRIIKNLRVCGDCHSATKLISMIVEREIIVRDASRFHHFDNGHCSCGDYW, from the coding sequence ATGGCGTCAACCCTAATTAATCAGATGACAacgaagaagaggaagaaaaagttgATGTCTTTGATAATTAAAGTTGGACTACATCTTCAGCCTACAGAACCCACCAACAACAGTGGCAATCATAAACATTTATCAGATAAAAACATTGGTGAAAGGCGTTGCAGGGAGGGGTCTATACCCCTCAAACCTTTGCCGCAGATTGAAAGCCGAGGAAATCCAGTTCAACCCGCCAGGTATGTCTCTTTGCTACGTGCTTGCGCGGATGAGAAATCTCTTTCAGAAATAAAATCAATCCACCTACATATAATTGAAAGCTTAAAAAAACCGGACATTGTCTTACAAAACACCCTTGTCAATGCATATGCCAAGTGTGGGAACCTGGAGGATGCCCACAGATTATTGGATTCAATGCCTAAACGAAATGTAGTTACATGGACTATCATGATAGGTGCTTATTGCAAGCAGGGTTATACTTATAAAGGCCTGGCTCTGTATAATAAAATGAGAGCATCAGGTGTACTACCCAATGAATTTACTTTCACCACTATTGTATCGGCTTGTGCCCAATTGGGGTTTCTTCAAAATGGCAAGGAAATACACGAGCAAATAATAACCAGATTTGGGTTTGAGTATGGTGTTTTTGTGGGAAATTCTCTTGTTGATATGTACGTGAAGTGTGGGAGTTTCGATTATGCACGGCAAGTATTTGACAAAATGTCTCAGCGAGATGTGGTTTCTTGGACTGCTATGATTGCAGGTTGTGCTCAGAAAGGCCAGGTTGATGAGGCGGTGAGACTCTTTGAAGTGATGCCCGAGAGGAATTTGGCATCTTGGAATGTGATGATTGCGGGGTATGGAGAGATTGGGAAAATTGAGGAAGCAGTGAGACTGTTTGAGGAAATGCCCGAGAGAGATGTGGTGTCATGGACTCGGATGGCTGCAGCATATATGCAGAATGGGCATGTTGAAAAGGCCCTTGAGATCTTTAAGAGAATGCCGGAACGAGATGAGGTTTCATGGAATACGATGATTACAGGATTTATGCAGAATAAACTGGTTGAGGAAGCCCTGAAGTTCTTTGACGTGATTCCTATGCGAAGTACAgtgtcatggaatgcaatgattgcggGGTGTGCACAAAATGGGCGTTTTGACAAGGCACTGGATCTTTTTCAACAAATGAGATTGTCTGGTGTAAGACCACACCCAGACACATTTGCCAGTGTTCTTCCATCATGTGCCAATCTGGTAGCTTTGGAACAGGGGAAGGCAGTCCATGTATCTATTATTAAAAGTGGATGCCATCAGAACACCTATGTGGGGAATGCTCTCGTAGACTTATATGCAAAATGTGGCAATATGGAAGATGCATATAAGGTATTTGACAAAATGGCGGGGCGAAATGTAATTTCATGGACTGCAATAATCATGGCTTATGCTATTCATGGATTTGGGAAAGAAGCCTTGCGAATCTTTGGAAAAATGAAACTTTCTGGTACAGTTCCAGATGCAGTTACCTTTGTTGGTGTTCTATCTGCTTGTGGCCATGCAGGTCTAGTGGATGATGGCTGGCGATACTTTGACTCTATGAGTAAAAATTATCAAATCACACCGACAAGAGAGCACTACTGCTGCATGGTAGACCTTCTCGGCCGAGCTGGGTACTTGAAAGAGGCATTAGATCTGATTGACAAAATGCCAGTGCAACCCGATGCAGCTGTATGGCTATCTTTGCTTGGTGGTTGTAGAATTCATAACAACGTTAAGCTAGGAGAATATGTGGCGGAATGTATTCTTGAATTACAGCCAAGCAATGTTGCAAGCTATGTATTGCTTTCAAATATTTATGCGGCAGCTGGCAGGTGGGGTGACATTGAAAGAGTCCGAAAAATAATGAAAGAGAAGGGGGTAAAAAAGAAGCCAGGATGCAGCTGGATTGAAGTCAATAAACACGTATATGCTTTTGCTGCAGGAGACAAATTGCTTCCACAAATTGAGAAGATTAATGCAGAATTGGAGAGATTGTCTGGACTAATGAAGGAATTAGGATATGTGCCTGACACGAGATTCTCCTTGAGTGATATAGAGGAGGAACAGAAAGAACACAATCTCTATCATCATAGTGAGAAGTTGGCCATTGCATTTGGGCTTATCAATACATCCTCTAAGACACCAATCCGAATAATCAAGAACCTTCGAGTGTGTGGTGACTGCCACTCTGCCACCAAACTCATTTCCATGATTGTAGAGCGAGAAATAATAGTGAGGGATGCAAGCCGTTTCCATCATTTTGATAATGGGCATTGTTCCTGTGGTGATTATTGGTAA